A window from Opitutia bacterium ISCC 52 encodes these proteins:
- a CDS encoding ABC transporter permease: MNRNRPCSWIISICIYIFLYAPIVAVVIYSFNSAKYGGPWAGFSLEWYAKLFSTSQKLDAAANSLILAGTSTAISTVLGTMLGYGLVRYSFPGKQAFSWLMYFPVVVPEIVMAVSILIFYSMIHAWLGLFKLGLGTMIIAHITFQIPFVAIVVRARMAGMDPSIEEAAHDLGASNWQKFRYITLPLILPGVLAGGALAFTLSIDDFVVSYFTAGAGATTFPILIFSSVKRGVTPDVNALSTLIILVSIISTITVLMLSRNKQS; this comes from the coding sequence ATGAATCGCAACCGTCCCTGCTCCTGGATCATCTCCATCTGTATATACATATTTCTCTACGCGCCCATCGTGGCCGTGGTGATTTATTCCTTTAACTCCGCCAAGTATGGCGGCCCTTGGGCTGGCTTCAGTTTGGAGTGGTATGCCAAACTCTTCAGCACGTCACAGAAATTGGATGCCGCGGCCAACTCGCTTATCCTGGCTGGAACGAGCACAGCCATCTCCACGGTACTGGGAACCATGCTTGGTTATGGATTGGTGCGCTATTCTTTTCCAGGTAAACAGGCCTTTTCCTGGCTGATGTATTTCCCGGTGGTCGTTCCGGAAATCGTCATGGCGGTTTCCATCCTCATCTTTTATTCTATGATTCATGCTTGGTTGGGACTGTTTAAACTCGGTTTGGGTACGATGATCATCGCGCACATCACCTTCCAGATTCCTTTCGTGGCCATCGTGGTTCGCGCACGCATGGCTGGTATGGATCCTTCGATTGAAGAAGCGGCACACGATCTCGGTGCAAGTAACTGGCAGAAGTTTCGTTACATTACGCTACCGCTAATTCTTCCTGGTGTGCTGGCAGGGGGCGCGCTCGCTTTCACCTTAAGCATTGATGATTTTGTGGTGAGTTATTTTACCGCTGGTGCGGGAGCGACGACTTTTCCAATTTTGATATTCTCATCTGTAAAGCGCGGGGTCACTCCCGACGTCAATGCTCTATCAACCTTAATCATTCTAGTATCTATCATCAGCACGATCACGGTCCTGATGCTCAGTAGAAATAAACAATCGTGA
- a CDS encoding gluconate 2-dehydrogenase subunit 3 family protein, with amino-acid sequence MNRREAIKRTAMMLGAAVSSTTIAGCLGGDRAKADSQPQFLSEAQAKLVKAASNLILPASDTPGALDVGVPELIDVLYGKYMTGEEKTVFSTGLAELETAGFSDKTPEAQTAALVALGKTNKQFVTQLRGAIITGYFTSEEVCKKVTHYDPIPGGFVGCLPTSETGNVIMSEPR; translated from the coding sequence ATGAATCGCCGCGAAGCGATTAAGCGAACGGCCATGATGCTGGGTGCCGCTGTCTCCTCAACGACGATCGCTGGTTGTCTAGGTGGAGACAGAGCAAAGGCTGACTCGCAGCCACAGTTCTTAAGCGAAGCACAGGCCAAGCTGGTGAAAGCCGCTTCTAACTTGATCCTTCCCGCTTCGGACACACCAGGAGCCCTCGATGTCGGTGTCCCCGAATTAATCGATGTGCTTTACGGCAAGTATATGACCGGAGAAGAAAAAACTGTTTTTTCAACGGGATTGGCCGAATTGGAAACAGCGGGATTCAGTGATAAGACTCCAGAGGCTCAAACAGCGGCTCTCGTAGCACTCGGTAAAACCAACAAGCAATTTGTGACTCAATTGAGAGGCGCGATTATCACGGGTTACTTCACCTCGGAGGAAGTCTGCAAAAAAGTGACCCATTATGATCCGATTCCAGGTGGCTTTGTTGGCTGCCTACCCACTTCCGAAACCGGAAACGTGATCATGAGTGAGCCGCGGTAA
- a CDS encoding GMC family oxidoreductase, which produces MNIQGKGTAGNTYDAIVIGSGISGGWAAKELTEKGLKTLVLERGRDVEHGDYPTAMMESWEFEGRGAKDQEKIQRQLVQNRTGYTTHPASAHWFVDDVDNPYNEVKQFDWMRGYHVGGRSLLWGRQSYRIGDIDFEANAKDGIACDWPVRYSDMESWYDYVEEFAGISGTNEGLSQLPDGKFLPPWDMNCLETHISKRIREHYNDRIMTIGRVANLTVPHKGRGNCQSRNRCIRGCPYGAYFSSNASTLPAAYATGNLTLRPFSIASELIYDKETNKATGVRIIDAETNEVIEFYSKVIFSCASAVASTSILLNSTSDRYPNGFGNDSGELGHNLMDHHFKVGASGVYEGMEDQYYTGRRPNGIYIPRFRNINEETKQEDFIRGYGYQGSASRLDWSRGIAEFNRAGAEFKADMIEPGPWRFGMGAWGEHLPYHDNKMFLDHDKTDKWGQPTVTFDCDYKENEMAMRKDAQASAIEMLEVAGLKDVKGFDDGSAPGLCIHEMGTARMGRDPKTSVLNKWNAVHTTPNVYVTDGAFMTSSACQNPSLTYMAFTARAADHAVSELKKGNI; this is translated from the coding sequence TTGAATATACAAGGTAAAGGAACAGCGGGAAACACTTACGATGCCATCGTCATCGGATCAGGTATCAGTGGAGGCTGGGCAGCTAAAGAGCTCACCGAAAAAGGACTCAAAACCCTCGTCCTCGAACGGGGCCGCGATGTGGAACATGGCGATTACCCGACCGCCATGATGGAGTCTTGGGAATTCGAAGGTCGCGGAGCCAAGGATCAGGAAAAGATCCAGAGACAGTTGGTTCAGAACCGAACAGGCTATACCACACATCCCGCTTCCGCCCACTGGTTTGTGGACGATGTGGACAATCCTTATAATGAGGTAAAACAATTTGACTGGATGCGCGGCTACCATGTCGGAGGTCGCTCTCTCCTCTGGGGACGCCAGTCCTACCGGATCGGGGACATCGATTTTGAAGCCAATGCCAAGGACGGGATCGCCTGTGACTGGCCGGTGCGCTACAGCGACATGGAATCCTGGTACGACTACGTAGAAGAATTTGCCGGGATCAGTGGCACCAATGAAGGTCTATCCCAATTGCCCGATGGTAAGTTTCTGCCCCCATGGGACATGAATTGCCTGGAGACGCATATCAGCAAACGGATTCGTGAGCATTACAACGACCGTATCATGACCATCGGTCGGGTGGCCAATCTCACTGTGCCTCATAAGGGACGTGGCAATTGCCAGTCTCGCAACCGTTGTATCCGAGGCTGTCCCTATGGAGCCTATTTCAGTAGCAATGCATCCACGCTGCCTGCAGCCTACGCCACAGGGAACCTCACACTGCGTCCTTTCTCGATCGCCAGTGAACTCATTTACGACAAGGAGACAAACAAGGCCACAGGCGTGCGTATCATTGATGCGGAAACAAACGAAGTGATTGAGTTCTATTCGAAGGTCATTTTCTCCTGCGCCTCAGCTGTCGCATCGACCTCAATCTTGCTCAACTCCACCTCGGACCGCTATCCGAATGGATTCGGAAACGACAGTGGTGAACTCGGGCACAACCTGATGGATCACCACTTCAAAGTAGGGGCCAGTGGAGTCTACGAAGGCATGGAAGACCAGTACTACACCGGTCGCCGCCCGAACGGCATCTACATTCCGCGTTTCCGCAATATCAACGAAGAAACCAAGCAAGAGGATTTCATTCGTGGTTACGGATACCAGGGAAGCGCCAGCCGCCTCGACTGGTCACGAGGCATTGCAGAATTCAACCGAGCCGGAGCCGAATTCAAGGCCGACATGATCGAACCCGGCCCTTGGCGATTCGGAATGGGTGCGTGGGGAGAACATCTCCCTTACCACGACAACAAGATGTTCCTCGATCACGATAAGACGGACAAGTGGGGCCAACCTACCGTGACGTTTGATTGTGACTACAAGGAGAACGAGATGGCCATGCGGAAGGATGCTCAAGCAAGCGCGATCGAAATGCTCGAAGTGGCTGGCCTAAAAGACGTCAAAGGATTTGATGATGGAAGCGCCCCGGGACTTTGTATCCACGAAATGGGCACGGCCCGCATGGGACGCGATCCCAAAACCTCCGTCTTGAATAAATGGAACGCGGTCCACACGACACCGAACGTGTATGTGACGGATGGCGCTTTCATGACATCCTCTGCCTGCCAGAATCCATCGCTAACTTACATGGCCTTTACTGCAAGAGCAGCGGACCACGCGGTAAGCGAACTAAAGAAAGGAAACATTTAA
- a CDS encoding ABC transporter permease: MQGKSRKFKFGEQLTVKGELIRSALISGPGIGWVTLFLLLPLIFILVISFCSRGTYGEIEWQFTLENFKRFVGFGSFGFDPLYPKIILRSFLMAGGTVLLCVLAALPLTFFIAALPRNHKLLGLMLLLIPFWTNMLIRTYAWQVLLSSNSWFSKVAVAFGFLEPGEGLYPSAFAVFLAMTANYLPFLALPLYASVEKVDWSLVDAAKDLGANGWRVFRHALLPQIKPGLSAGMLLVFIPATGEFVIPNLLGGSKTMLLGSAIGMQFGQSRDWPFGSAIACLGMLTVMIGLWVFARTAGEEGRESML; the protein is encoded by the coding sequence ATGCAGGGGAAAAGTAGGAAATTTAAATTCGGCGAGCAGCTCACTGTCAAGGGAGAACTCATCCGCTCGGCCTTGATCAGTGGTCCGGGTATTGGCTGGGTGACGTTGTTTTTATTGTTGCCGCTAATTTTCATTCTGGTCATCAGTTTTTGCAGCCGAGGAACCTACGGTGAGATCGAATGGCAGTTTACCTTAGAAAACTTTAAACGCTTCGTCGGTTTCGGTTCGTTTGGTTTTGATCCGCTGTATCCGAAGATCATTTTGCGCAGCTTTTTGATGGCTGGTGGAACGGTGTTGCTCTGTGTGTTGGCAGCCTTGCCTTTGACTTTCTTTATAGCCGCTCTTCCTCGGAATCACAAGCTGCTCGGGTTGATGCTTTTGTTGATTCCTTTTTGGACCAACATGTTAATTCGGACATACGCCTGGCAGGTTTTGTTGTCATCCAACAGCTGGTTTTCGAAGGTGGCCGTGGCTTTCGGATTTCTGGAACCCGGGGAGGGATTGTACCCGAGTGCCTTTGCTGTGTTCCTGGCCATGACGGCCAACTACCTGCCTTTCCTTGCACTGCCGCTTTATGCCTCAGTGGAAAAGGTTGATTGGTCGTTGGTAGATGCGGCAAAGGACTTGGGCGCCAATGGATGGCGTGTATTTCGTCATGCGCTTTTACCGCAAATCAAACCCGGGCTATCGGCCGGTATGTTGCTGGTGTTTATTCCGGCCACCGGAGAGTTCGTAATCCCAAATCTATTGGGTGGTTCCAAAACCATGTTGTTAGGGAGTGCGATTGGCATGCAATTTGGGCAAAGCCGTGACTGGCCCTTTGGTTCGGCCATTGCCTGCTTGGGAATGCTAACCGTGATGATCGGACTCTGGGTGTTTGCACGGACAGCCGGTGAAGAGGGAAGGGAGAGTATGCTATGA
- a CDS encoding spermidine/putrescine ABC transporter substrate-binding protein yields MKHTILLSLIALVFAGCAEKKEQLRIYIWSEYLDPTIVEDFEKQFNCEVTVDFYEDTDTMMAKMFAGGDSIYDVVFPENPSLPILVSRGMLAPLPKAAIPNLKNIDPFFANQSFNPGMDYGAPYHWGSTGIYMRKPKIGSVEKTLGLLFDPDKQPASFLLLDDMRQTIGMALLYLGHDINTTNPEELSKAADLLIAAKKRSTGFEGAVLASNRVLSKEVNAGVTFGPVAARRMATDPETMYFFPKEGSLLWQDVMSIPSKAPNPEMAAAFINFFLDAEIGARNANTWQVATPNKAAMEYIDSAMLNSPVVYPPAEEMKRLKLVEDVGEHTKLFDELWSKIKSN; encoded by the coding sequence ATGAAACATACTATTTTATTATCACTCATCGCACTGGTCTTCGCTGGCTGTGCTGAAAAGAAAGAACAGCTTCGCATCTACATCTGGAGCGAATACCTGGATCCCACCATTGTGGAGGATTTTGAGAAGCAGTTTAACTGCGAAGTGACGGTCGATTTTTACGAGGATACGGATACCATGATGGCGAAGATGTTTGCCGGGGGTGATTCCATTTACGATGTGGTCTTTCCTGAGAATCCGAGCTTACCCATCCTGGTCAGCCGGGGTATGTTGGCGCCTCTTCCCAAGGCAGCCATTCCCAATCTGAAAAACATCGATCCGTTTTTTGCCAACCAGTCCTTCAATCCAGGCATGGACTACGGAGCACCTTATCACTGGGGGTCGACTGGCATTTACATGAGGAAGCCCAAGATTGGATCCGTGGAAAAGACCTTGGGACTACTTTTCGATCCAGATAAGCAACCGGCTTCATTCTTGCTGCTGGATGATATGCGTCAGACCATCGGAATGGCACTTCTTTATTTGGGGCATGATATCAACACTACTAATCCGGAAGAATTGTCCAAGGCGGCTGACCTACTCATTGCCGCCAAGAAACGTTCTACCGGATTTGAAGGGGCTGTCCTGGCAAGCAATCGTGTGTTATCCAAAGAAGTGAACGCCGGGGTCACCTTCGGCCCCGTTGCGGCCCGAAGAATGGCAACAGATCCCGAGACGATGTACTTCTTTCCTAAAGAAGGCAGCCTCCTGTGGCAGGATGTAATGAGCATTCCTTCCAAGGCACCGAACCCGGAGATGGCCGCAGCGTTCATCAATTTCTTCCTTGATGCAGAAATCGGTGCGCGCAACGCAAACACCTGGCAAGTTGCGACACCCAATAAGGCTGCCATGGAGTATATCGATTCGGCTATGTTGAATAGCCCTGTTGTTTATCCTCCTGCAGAAGAAATGAAACGTCTAAAATTGGTCGAGGACGTTGGCGAGCATACCAAGCTGTTCGACGAACTGTGGTCTAAGATCAAATCCAATTAG
- a CDS encoding MOSC domain-containing protein, which produces MNTITVKQLWRFPVKSFAGEQLEVAEFLATGLLGDRAFALIEKDSNKVVTAKSIKRFPDLLDCRAEYTASPRVGEEPPPVLCTWEEEWKGNQ; this is translated from the coding sequence ATGAATACCATCACCGTAAAACAACTCTGGCGATTTCCCGTGAAGTCGTTTGCAGGCGAACAACTTGAAGTCGCAGAATTTCTGGCAACGGGGCTGTTAGGAGATCGAGCCTTCGCGTTGATCGAAAAAGATTCCAACAAAGTGGTGACTGCCAAAAGTATCAAGAGATTCCCCGATTTGTTGGATTGCAGAGCTGAATATACTGCGTCGCCAAGGGTAGGGGAAGAGCCTCCGCCCGTTCTCTGTACTTGGGAAGAGGAGTGGAAAGGTAATCAGTGA
- a CDS encoding sulfatase, giving the protein MNKLTTLLTLFLFSLLGALSSYAKYNVLFIISDDLTYTALSCYGNTVCETPNIDRLADKGVRFTRAYCQGTYCGPSRASFMSGYYPHATGALGYKSPRPQIGDRQTWSQLFKDNGYWAGRVSKIYHMGVPGGIEDGGHGADDERSWTERYNSQGPEWAAPGDAETLENNADLKKPAVGGNTFVVVEADGDDYVHSDGKTARKAVALIQQFDKKTGSRKGEKFWLGVGFVRPHVPLVAPASYFPPFKPYDKMVLPPKIPGDWDDIPTPGINYKTSQGMEMDIRRQKKLLGGYYASVAYMDAQVGKVLDALEEAGLEDETIVIFTSDHGYHLGEHDFWSKVSLRDPSAGVPLIICVPGKKPAVCNSLTELIDLYPTTAKLCGLDYPEANQGKDISAMLDDPTVEVRDAAFSVAPMRKGFLLRTQEYSYIQYGEDAENGVELFDIQSDPEQYHNLATFPEYKFLAEAFKQRMKATLADVRNNDLDLTYD; this is encoded by the coding sequence ATGAATAAACTGACCACCCTACTCACTCTATTTCTATTCTCATTGCTCGGAGCTCTTAGCTCCTATGCTAAGTACAACGTCCTGTTCATTATCTCGGACGACCTGACCTACACCGCCCTCTCTTGTTATGGGAACACGGTTTGTGAAACACCCAATATTGATCGACTGGCCGATAAAGGAGTTCGTTTCACACGCGCCTATTGCCAAGGCACCTACTGCGGACCATCCCGGGCCTCATTCATGTCAGGCTATTACCCGCATGCAACAGGCGCATTGGGCTACAAGAGCCCCCGTCCCCAGATTGGGGACCGCCAAACTTGGTCGCAGTTATTCAAGGACAATGGCTATTGGGCAGGTCGCGTAAGTAAAATTTATCACATGGGCGTTCCAGGTGGCATTGAAGACGGTGGCCACGGAGCCGACGACGAGCGCTCCTGGACCGAACGCTACAACAGCCAAGGACCCGAGTGGGCAGCACCCGGCGATGCTGAAACTTTGGAAAACAATGCAGACCTGAAGAAACCCGCGGTAGGCGGAAACACCTTCGTGGTGGTCGAGGCCGATGGCGATGACTACGTTCACTCCGACGGCAAGACCGCGAGAAAAGCCGTGGCGCTCATTCAGCAATTTGACAAGAAGACCGGATCCCGCAAAGGAGAAAAATTCTGGTTGGGCGTCGGTTTTGTTCGACCCCACGTTCCACTGGTTGCACCCGCCAGCTACTTCCCTCCCTTTAAGCCATACGATAAGATGGTTCTCCCGCCCAAGATCCCGGGTGACTGGGACGACATCCCTACCCCGGGCATCAACTACAAGACCAGCCAGGGCATGGAAATGGATATTCGTCGCCAGAAGAAACTGCTGGGAGGTTATTATGCATCCGTTGCCTACATGGATGCCCAAGTCGGCAAGGTGCTCGACGCACTCGAAGAAGCTGGCCTTGAGGACGAGACCATCGTCATCTTTACCAGCGACCATGGCTATCACCTAGGTGAGCATGACTTCTGGTCGAAGGTCAGCTTACGCGATCCATCCGCTGGAGTGCCATTAATCATTTGTGTCCCAGGCAAGAAGCCAGCCGTGTGCAACTCACTCACCGAGCTCATCGACCTCTACCCGACTACGGCTAAACTGTGTGGCCTGGATTATCCCGAAGCCAACCAAGGCAAAGACATTTCCGCCATGCTCGATGATCCTACCGTCGAAGTTCGCGATGCAGCCTTTTCAGTCGCCCCCATGCGCAAAGGATTCTTACTCCGCACACAAGAGTATTCGTATATTCAATACGGGGAGGATGCAGAAAACGGAGTAGAGCTCTTCGACATCCAATCCGATCCCGAACAATACCACAATCTGGCCACGTTTCCAGAATACAAGTTTCTGGCCGAAGCTTTTAAGCAGCGCATGAAAGCCACCTTAGCCGACGTGCGGAATAACGACTTAGATTTGACTTATGATTAG
- a CDS encoding spermidine/putrescine ABC transporter substrate-binding protein produces MKHLLFILTALVLVGCAEKKDQLNIFIWSEYLDPEVVADFENQLDCDIVIDHFEEPETMLAKLFAGGDSGYDLVVADHRTITALKNRNILAEIRAEAIPNLKHIDPRFRESDFNPDFKFGVPYHWGTTGLFMRQEPGTSVDETWGLFFDPEKQSGQFLLMDDMRATIGVALIYLGYDVNSTDPQALVKAADLLIETKKRSLGFETSILAKNRVLAKEATASSTYSDHGAKGMNADSETAYFIPREGGLIWVDIWCIPARAPHPELAEKFLNFLNDPQINGQNTTYNQAATPNIPARQYSDPSMLENPAIYPPDDVLDRVQYDVDIGDAAKLYDELWTKIKSK; encoded by the coding sequence ATGAAACACTTACTCTTCATACTCACTGCGTTGGTTCTTGTTGGTTGCGCTGAAAAGAAAGACCAACTGAACATCTTTATCTGGAGCGAATACCTGGATCCCGAGGTTGTTGCCGACTTCGAAAATCAACTCGACTGCGACATTGTCATCGATCACTTCGAAGAACCGGAAACTATGCTGGCTAAGTTGTTTGCCGGAGGCGATTCCGGCTACGACCTCGTGGTCGCCGATCACAGAACCATAACCGCGCTTAAAAACAGAAACATTCTAGCCGAGATTCGAGCGGAAGCTATTCCAAACCTGAAACATATCGATCCGAGATTCAGGGAATCGGATTTTAATCCCGACTTTAAATTTGGTGTCCCCTACCACTGGGGGACCACCGGGCTGTTCATGCGGCAAGAACCTGGTACTAGTGTTGATGAAACATGGGGTCTGTTTTTTGATCCCGAGAAACAATCGGGGCAGTTTCTGCTGATGGATGACATGCGTGCAACTATTGGGGTGGCTCTCATATACTTGGGCTACGATGTTAATTCCACGGATCCACAAGCACTGGTCAAAGCCGCCGACTTGTTAATCGAAACCAAGAAGCGGTCATTGGGATTTGAAACCAGTATCCTAGCAAAAAATCGAGTCTTGGCTAAGGAGGCGACTGCCTCCTCCACTTATAGTGATCATGGGGCAAAGGGAATGAACGCAGATTCTGAGACTGCCTATTTCATACCACGCGAAGGTGGATTGATTTGGGTAGATATCTGGTGTATCCCTGCTCGAGCCCCTCATCCGGAACTAGCAGAGAAATTCCTGAACTTCCTAAATGATCCGCAGATCAATGGCCAAAATACCACCTATAATCAAGCGGCCACGCCTAACATTCCTGCGCGTCAATATTCGGATCCAAGCATGTTGGAGAATCCAGCCATCTATCCGCCCGACGATGTTCTAGACCGGGTACAATATGATGTGGATATCGGTGACGCGGCCAAACTCTACGACGAACTCTGGACCAAAATTAAATCCAAATAA
- a CDS encoding ABC transporter ATP-binding protein codes for MESNSDIEITNVSRRFGETVALDGVSLTIKQGEFFSLLGPSGCGKTTLLRIIAGLEFCDEGTVCIGGEDTENIPAHVRPVNTVFQSYALFPHFNVRQNIAFGLKMKKVSQTEIDERVDRVMSLVEIKNLADRKPNQLSGGQKQRVALARAVVNEPKVLLLDEPLAALDLKLRKQLQVELLNLQRNLGITFIYVTHDQEEALVLSDRIAVMCDGKIEQLGDAESLYEQPQTRFVSQFLGTCSLIEATVKSFDGNEMLVDTQLGQLRVAAEHPGRDQFTLAIRPEKIQLGSGDGQNSDNQCTVRVEQVIYKGSETHYDLSAGDQKLQAVAMNRKHPEHSLGQGCETTAYLPAEAIIVLND; via the coding sequence GTGGAAAGTAACTCTGATATAGAAATAACGAACGTGAGTCGGCGGTTTGGCGAAACCGTCGCGTTGGATGGGGTCAGTTTGACGATTAAGCAGGGGGAGTTTTTCTCTTTGTTGGGTCCATCGGGATGCGGAAAGACAACGCTCTTGCGGATTATCGCGGGGCTTGAATTTTGCGATGAAGGCACCGTATGTATCGGTGGTGAAGATACAGAGAATATTCCTGCTCATGTAAGACCAGTTAATACCGTATTTCAATCCTATGCCTTGTTCCCGCATTTTAATGTGAGGCAGAACATTGCTTTCGGGTTGAAGATGAAAAAGGTATCGCAGACCGAAATCGACGAGCGTGTCGACCGAGTGATGTCGCTGGTGGAAATTAAAAATCTGGCCGACAGAAAACCGAATCAACTTTCTGGTGGGCAGAAGCAGCGGGTCGCTTTGGCACGGGCCGTGGTTAATGAACCGAAAGTGTTGTTGCTCGACGAACCTCTGGCAGCACTGGACTTAAAGTTGAGGAAGCAACTGCAAGTGGAGCTATTGAATCTTCAACGCAACCTGGGAATCACCTTTATCTACGTGACCCATGACCAGGAAGAAGCCCTGGTATTGAGCGATCGTATTGCGGTGATGTGCGATGGAAAGATCGAGCAACTGGGTGATGCTGAGTCCCTGTACGAGCAACCGCAAACGCGCTTTGTTAGCCAGTTTTTGGGAACCTGTAGTTTGATTGAGGCTACGGTGAAGTCGTTCGATGGAAATGAAATGCTGGTCGATACGCAGTTGGGGCAATTACGTGTAGCCGCTGAGCATCCTGGTAGAGATCAGTTCACCTTGGCCATTCGCCCGGAGAAAATTCAACTGGGATCTGGCGATGGTCAGAACTCGGACAATCAATGCACTGTCCGTGTTGAGCAAGTGATCTACAAAGGATCCGAAACGCACTATGATTTGAGCGCTGGCGATCAGAAACTCCAAGCAGTCGCCATGAACCGAAAGCACCCCGAACACAGTCTGGGGCAGGGGTGTGAAACGACGGCATATTTACCCGCGGAAGCAATCATCGTATTGAACGATTAA